The segment GGAGCCCAAACGTCACGCCCAAGCTGTAATGTCAAatactatagttaaaaaaatacagcgaattgaagattttcatacaaaacttgttttagctctatttcatttgttttataaggtggagctatacaaactaatttcagccctagatatacctcatgtcattgtatgtgcaaagtttttaTCAAGGGAAATTAAATGTTAAaggaaatatgaaaaaaaaatcaccccttccggcaggacttgaacctgcgacctctgCAATCCGTGCATCGCTCTTAACCAACTGATCTACGGAAGTCTACCAGAAGTGCGCGGATTGCAGAGGTCGCAcgttcaagtcctgccggaagaGGTGAATTTTCCATTTTTCCATAAAATTTGTAGCTAAGAAATCGGAAGGGAGTCCGTAaaacatgtagttttaaataaTCCTTTTACTTAGAACTTTTATGGGTGGAacctgaaataaaatgaaataattttataactatgCCATGATAAATCCATATCTAtaggtattaaataattattggaacgaaattatttattacacgaTTTGGCGCCCCAGGCGTTAGgcgaaaaaaaaagtgtaagaatGTATATGTATTTCTTTGAATCATGGCTTGAGTatgcttaaataataatatgccgTATTTATTGACTACTTCTCAAAAATGATTATTGATATCTTTAACGgttgcatacaattttttaataacataTCGAGCATGACCGTGGGGCGTGACGAAGTCTGATCAAGCACTCGATTGTTCGTAAATATCTATACCTTTTAGTACTTATTCAGTAATGATTTCATTCTTATATCacttattgataattttaaagtGACCTGTCTGTGTGTCTGCGTAACTTACACACACATATGCCAGTGCGAGCGAggtgcatagaaagtaagttacgttacGCAGATGCTAGCGAATATgccagtgtcaaactcgtggtaaggctaaaAGATAATTCTGATTATAATAACAGATTATGAATATGGCCTGAATTTGTTGTTGGTTGGTGAAATgtcacatttgacactgacagatcatattcaTAACCTATAtatgtcgtttttagggttaTAAGAAATACTTAACTAGCCGACTTGGATAACTTAACTCGTACAAGTAACTATGGTGCATTCCCAGCGCTTACCTAGCGCATGTGAGTTTACGCCATCAAGTATCTGTGTGACTTCCAATTAAGCGCGGTTAGTAGGAATTGTGAGTCGCGTTATATTGGTTTTCCAATTATGCGTCCGTCAGCGGGGCAATGGGAACTCGTTGCCTGACAAATGTCGGCGAGCTACGAACTACGAACCAGTTAGCATGGAGAAGTCAATTGGTTATTATAACGCAAGTCACAGagtatttgttataaataatataacaagtTACAATTATTTACGGTATTTCGTTTatatatcatttcatttttatatatatatttttttcatttatagtAGTTGTAACTTTCTTATTTATAGTATAGTTATTTTGttgatgtatattatttttatgtaattttatggataaaataataagtagggaaataaagtttttgcatttatcattttagtttattgttatttatgtttattttagtatattgtttaatagtatCGTTTGAATTAGTATTGTTTACATATGAATATTAACGTTTGTAAGACATATAGGattagggaatgctaaccggttaaccggttaaccggttacccggtaatttgccctatattacagtcggtaaaataccggtaatttccagccgtaaccgggaatttaccgaacgttgtataggcaaataaaaatgtaaaaacctgttgaattagcccatctatgtcttcgtacttacaaaaaaaaaacaattactacggtttacgattacgaagagacacttaaaatacttacttttctgcatcttatgatctcgtcaGAGTAGGAACTATTTAGGgagcaatgttttgtgacaaatgagtggtcgctaatccctcaccctttcccttctcgccatccctacccgacccgccttactatgttcagtgtcctttgttttagtctgtagtgtccgacaagtgcagaatgcgaaagaacattttctaccgctggttacttgtgttcaagatatcgttcacgaatgtctaagcaacgttctaattaatcgcctagatatttaacaaacgcaattattttatatataattaacagaatgatctgatgatgacatgttcctgattccaactcctatcttaagagcccggtaacgattttatagcaaaaattttaaattgatagatttagtcgttggaattgtacaccttttgttacgtaatatctaaataacaagtattggtttctattagcacgttttttcatcttgccttttaataatgaggtcgcaagcgtgcgtccccggtaataggtgacgagaagggatagtttttaaaaattcatataaattatggtagtaaattatacaaaatgatgtataagaacagtttcagcaaatgttgtagattgtttaagtatcaaaattacgttgaaattaagtccattttcagagaaattgtcacttattttgaagtaatttctggagaaaattgatttcgtctaactttcatttacactacttcaaatttatagtaacaaaaatgtagtttattaaagttgaagtacaggatatgtataatacaaaattaccatttttagcagtccaaacttaacgaaatttacaaataatctaatctaataataatctatcaatttgacatttttgcgactaaaatcgataacggcctcttaaagtgcaattttaaagtaactagtgttaaaatgatatgaaactaatcttgctgttaaatttttttttcttactttactagattttaatgaatgttgattacggttttagttactttaataacaatattatatcgatagatgtgtaaatgcaaacgtatatgacatttaaatgacgactgtcactctttagttataatttttgttaccctttgattactgcgatttttaaagaattaaaaaagtttgatgttgcttatttaatgtacaagttcatttcgctttgaaatgatacatgtttgattttttatttaatatgattagtaaatatatcttgtttaatgtttatggtttattttcattattttgttttgtcgatgtttctataacgtgctgttgattacttttaaaggttactgacgaaaataatgcaaaattgtTAGTGGGGGGTGCGGGGGCGGGGCAATAAAATGAAAGACGTGCGTCTCGCGTAGTTGTATCTATTCGACTAACTCGCATGCGGTCGTAGCCGCACTCTTAATACTAACATCCCTCCACCCTTAgcctaaaaatattgtttataattaacaaCGTTTCGTTTTCTCCGTGGGGGAGGTAGCTCAGCTAATGGAGACGAAATAGGTGACTCAAACTGATCGGCGTCTTCTCCGGCCGATTCTTGCGTTGGTCCTCCCTGGTAAGTCTCAGTTTGCTCAGAGCGTGGGGGCACAGTCCCTTCGCCCGCACTGGTTCCGATTTGCTGCTCCGTGTGATGCGTAAACCTGTCGCTGCCTTGTTCCATTGGAGTCGCATCTGTCATAGGAGTGGATACCTGTTCCTCCTCAGCAGGTACCACTGTTACCGGCGCATCAGCGTGCTGAGTTGGAGTCACGTCGTTCCGTTGTACTAGTGGCAAAATAATTGCAGGCATTTCTGATGTGGTCTGGTCCATTTTAGAGGTACTTGGTTGAGTCGCCAAATCACGTGATACTTCCTCCCCTTTTAGTTTTAACAGTTGATTGGCATGTCTTTTAATAATGCTGTGAGAGTCACATAACTTGACCGTGTACAAGCTTTTACCCATCTGATCTATTATAGTTCCCTTTGCCCAATAGTTTTTTTGTGCACTGTACATTTTAACTAAAACTATATCGTTCACTTTAAAGTTAACAACTCGTTTACCGCCGTAGTATTTACACTGCGAAAACTGGTTCTCTCTTACAACGCATTCGAGTGCTGCGTCAGCTGTTACTGGGCAATGCATAGCTAGTGTGTCTAATCTACTTCTTAACTTGTGGCCAAAAATGACCTCTGCTGGTGACTTGCCGGTTGTGCTATGCACTGAATTTCTGTATCGCATCAGAAATTCGTGCATTTTGCAAGTGAATGATTTCGGATTAATCCCAGACAAAATGAATGATTTCagcgctttttttattattttgacataAGCCTCAACCTGTCCGTTGCTACTCGGATTATACGTTGGAGAAGTTAAATGAGTGATTCCGTTCCTCAAACAAAAATCCTCAAATTCCGCTGAGATAAAAGAAGTACCATTGTCAGTACATATGGTGTGAAACAACCCAAACCTTGACATTATCTCACATATCTTTTCTATAACTACTTTAGACCCATATCCGTTTGAAACATCAAAACATTCAGGCCATTTTGAATATGCatcaataacaattaaatacattctattatttaaaggccctaaaaaatctaaatgtacTCGATGGAATGCGCGCGGCGGAAACGGCCAGGGTGTGAGAGGGGCGCGTGGGGGCGAAGGTCGTAAAGAAGTACATATTTCGCACGAAGCAACAAACTTATCTATATCTGCAGACATGCCCGGCCACCAAAACCGGCTCCGAGCCTCTGCTCTCATTTTATTAGACCCTAAGTGACCAATATGTAGTTCCGTTAGGATTTTGTTACGACATATAGTAGGAATCACGACCTTATGACCCCTAATTACGCATGACTTTTCAACTGCCAATTCGTTTTAAAACGGGCACTACAGGGCTTGCGTAGTCAGAAAATGGCACTGGTACTAAGATCCCTAGATCAACTAATCTATCTATCTCGGTTTCGACCTTTGGCCTTAATGCAAACGGCACAGGTCGTGATCTAAAAAATACTGGTTTGGCCTCTGGTTTTAAATGCAAATCGACGTAAACATTTTTACAGCAACCTAAACCATCTGTGAATAGTTTCGGGTACATACGTTCTGCTTTTTCAATTATGTTTTCTACCTCACATTTTTTTACTCTCACCATTTCCAAATTAAATTTCGCGATAAAATTTCTACCTAACAGAGATGGGCCGTTATCTCGTGCTACGAAAACCTGTAATGTAGCTGTCTCACCGTCATACGTAAAGGGCAGGTTGAGGGTACCTAGGATCGGAATGTTGCTATCATTATAACTAATTAGAACTGTGTGGTTCGGGCGTAACGGTATGTTACTGAAATGTGAGGCATACATTTTGTCTGGCATAATTGTAACCGCCGAACCTGTGTCCAGCTCAAAAGTTAGGTCATACTCCGCAACCTGGACCGTCACCATCATCGGTTCACCACGTGAAGAACGAATATTATACACAACAAGCTTACCATCATCGCCAGTATCAGCATCAACATCACCATATTCACCATCGATATAATTCTGACGAAACACTTTCTTGCCTGGACACACACGCCGTAGGTGACCTTTTAAACCGCATTTACCGCACTTATAACGAGAAAACTTGCATGTAGCCGCCTCATGTCCTTCATAACCGCAAGCCGCGCAAACCACTTGTGGTTTTTGTGTTATGCTGCCGCTACCGAAGCTGCCTCCTGCGCCGCCGGGCCTCGCGCTACGTGGGACCGACGCCATCTTGTACACTGGCATGTCGGGACATGGCAGCGTGCTCGACGCCGCTGGCGACGCTTGTGCAGCGCCCTGCCGAGCACACTGAATCCTCTCCGCTACTTCCAATGCCTTGCTGATGGTCAATTTCTCCATATCCATGGTGAAGAGCTTATCTCGCTCGTGCCCCGGCGTCATACCGAGTACAAAGCGATCTCGAAGAGTTTCATCTAAAGTCGTGGCAGAAAAGCCGCAGTCGACCGCTAATCCACGAATGCGTGCTACCCATTCTGCCATACTTTCTGTAGGTTTTTGAGTCGACGAGTAGAATCTGTTGCGCTCCGCAAACCCGCACTTTGCCGATTTTAAATGATTATCAAGAAGTTTCACAAGGTCATCATACTCTAGGGTTCCCACGACTTTGGGTAATGCTAAATCCCTCAGCAGTTTATAAGAACCCTCGGTAAGACTGCTCAACAAGATAGCCCGACGCTTACACTTGGCCTTGTCAGCCGTGGCGTCTATATCGTTGGCCACAAACCATTGTTCCAAACGTTCTTTAAACACTAACCAATCTTGCACTTCATGATTAAACATGGTTAACGCTCCTATTGATACTTTAGCCATGatcactgttttatttttgcacGCGTGGGTTCGTatcccatcctcgtcgccacTGTTAGTGGGGGGTGCGGGGGCGGGGCAATAAAATGAAAGACGTGCGTCTCGCGTAGTTGTATCTATTCGACTAACTCGCATGCGGTCGTAGCCGCACTCTTAATACTAACAAAAatcaatgttatttatttcataaacgcataaccggtaatttaccggttaaccggttagtgggacctcgcgtcggtaaattaccggtaatgaaaaacgcccggttattgcattccctataTAGGATACATGTAgtaatatagtatatatattgaatatgaaATTACAtgcgtgatttttttctgatattattattttaaagtataatacttaaaaataatatttatttggattAATTGAAAATGTATTTGATTATATGGGTTCCGTAATACTCTTGtattcttatagtttcgccatgtccgtctgtctgtccgtccgcggctttgctccgtgatcgttagtgctagaaagcgaGAATTTACCACGAATATATAAAACGGTTACGCCGAcgaagtcgtaaaataaaaaattaaaaaaagaaatcttTGGGTGCTCCTTTACACGAAAAGTGGGGATGAAtttttttcgctttttttttttttttgttttgtggggtgtcgttggataggtctttcaaaacgaatatgaACCCTTTTTGataaatgaaatacatattttcggaaatagtTGCTCTGAAATATAATGTGTCCACCATGGGTCCAAAACTTGTATATCTATAAGAAACAACACTTATGGACAACTGAACTGAAACCTGTTTAGCTTTAAAGTACAGTTAGGTCGTGAGATAAAGAACGGAGACTTTAACGTAGTTAAGTAGATTTAGTTAAGattttcagtttaaaaaaaggaaaataaagcAGGTACAGTTTGTATGTAtcggaaaatgaaaaaaaagtgaaaaaatcgtgaaagtaacgCTTCATAAAAACTTTCAagtaaaactatagcggacctggccgcgtagccaatgtgcaaatcgcttacgctccgtagcgatcgaaacgcagctgtcactgtcgcactaatatggaagagtgatagagagacactaagcgtttcgttgtcgaagcgatagcgattgtaaCCTTGGCTAGACCGGCTGATCGGTTTaatcgtttttgagtttttgcaaaaattacattttgacggacgggtaactaaaCCCTACACTAACATTGGCgagatatgctcttggccgattttttttaaattgaaatcacAAGTACTGaacaaatatatctaaaattaacttttgattctcttaactttgcgatgtctacagaaaagacgcgaacgagttaagcatattaatacaatgttaataattaatctgaaatattattttgattattttgatCCTATTTAATGTTATACTTAGTGAGACTATACTCCAAATTTTGCATACACAGTGGCTATACTAATCAGGGTATATTGaactaaaatatgattttttagcCTTTTAAACTGTCCCACTGTTGGGCTCTCCTCTTTCCCGCCATTTGGTCCTGTCCAATGCACATTCCCTCCACTCTATAGAATGTATcgaggtcgtcccgccatctccgttcGGGTCTTCCTCTGCCCCGATCTATCTTAAGATAATGAAAATCAGTAGAGACAtctcctgtccacactgtggtaaggTACCACTACCACTACCTTACACTTACTAGCAGGTTGTATTATGTATGCGGCACcgcgatataatacattcggtagagacACACTGAAAGAAAACGAGCTAAAGGACGTCCTTCTGTTCGTAAAggtgtccttctgttctgcaggaaaacaagaagatttgaggagaatagggacagtaacctgcagctccaacttcagggaattgggctgactGAACGCAACAAGTGATCGACCGCTTGCTTCCTGCCGGGcttccctacactacatctacatctgaGGGATACATACATTCTTTCTGTGCGATCCATTCCGTGGCTAATTTGGCCCAGCGTTCTGGGTGCATTCACCAGATGTGCCCTGTCCAGTCTCATTTCATGTTAGCGGCCTTCATGCCCACATACACAATGGCAGTTTTGgaagttattgtaaatatataaatacatgcaaatacaattgtaaaatatactCTAAAGTACTTATATGCTAAAACTGATTATTCTAAGGTTAGGTATGTATGggagttatgcattttaaaattaaggggTACGTACATGTCATTCAATAggattaagttaaaataataatcaatcatGATGTTGTGAGGAGTAATTAGTCAAGTGAATTCGCGAAATATTCATTAATTGTGTAATACGGCCTATTAATAAAGAAgtcttttacttttttgttaaataatctAAAATCTTTACAATCCTTAATGTCTTGgtttaacttattaaatattttgattgccgtgttattaaaactattatCAAAGTGGCCATAACTTGATTTTGTACGTgctagtttgtttttgtttctcagATTGAAATCATGACAATCACTAGATGTGGGATACTTATTCCTATGTAGGTAAACATAAACACATATGCGATAGAGATACACTGAGGtgatattattgcaggtgactaaataaacacgtTGTATATTCACCCTatattatatgatttatatatatcgttgtctaagtacccccaaTACAGGCCTAATTAAGCTtgctgtaggacttagtcaatttgtgtaataactaataatgtcctatgattatttatttatgtacaaatacaataaaatatgtaggATGTTACAAGTACAAAGTACAACCTACATTTTGCAGCATTAAGCCATACAAATTACG is part of the Cydia pomonella isolate Wapato2018A chromosome 18, ilCydPomo1, whole genome shotgun sequence genome and harbors:
- the LOC133527783 gene encoding uncharacterized protein LOC133527783 → MAKVSIGALTMFNHEVQDWLVFKERLEQWFVANDIDATADKAKCKRRAILLSSLTEGSYKLLRDLALPKVVGTLEYDDLVKLLDNHLKSAKCGFAERNRFYSSTQKPTESMAEWVARIRGLAVDCGFSATTLDETLRDRFVLGMTPGHERDKLFTMDMEKLTISKALEVAERIQCARQGAAQASPAASSTLPCPDMPVYKMASVPRSARPGGAGGSFGSGSITQKPQVVCAACGYEGHEAATCKFSRYKCGKCGLKGHLRRVCPGKKVFRQNYIDGEYGDVDADTGDDVFAV